The proteins below come from a single Chitinophaga pinensis DSM 2588 genomic window:
- a CDS encoding LytR/AlgR family response regulator transcription factor yields the protein MIHLKVLILEDSPDEANYLENFLRKQGCSDIRITTNLKDAVTAYDAELPDICLIDIYLANKPDGILFAETINEHREQRRPFIFLTSAGDSTTFRLAKFTSPYNYLLKPYNPLELEYAIELALSKFKQEAATPPAQTITPVSDTLFIKKGNLLQRIAFDDIRYIEVDGKYSKVVCPAEKFVIQQSLKDLQAQLPPVQFCRVHRNYIVNVKEVTKINTYNNEIFFKDGESLFFSRRYIDEFLQAFKIFK from the coding sequence ATGATTCATTTGAAAGTGCTGATCCTGGAAGATAGCCCTGACGAAGCAAACTACCTGGAGAATTTTTTACGTAAACAGGGATGCTCCGACATCCGGATCACAACAAACCTCAAAGACGCAGTTACTGCCTATGATGCGGAACTGCCTGATATTTGCCTGATTGACATTTACCTGGCCAACAAACCAGACGGAATTCTATTTGCCGAAACGATCAACGAGCACCGGGAACAAAGACGTCCTTTTATCTTTCTGACCAGTGCAGGGGATAGTACCACGTTCCGTCTCGCCAAATTCACGTCTCCGTACAATTACCTGTTAAAGCCCTACAATCCGCTGGAACTGGAATATGCCATCGAACTGGCCCTTTCCAAGTTCAAACAGGAAGCTGCCACTCCGCCTGCCCAGACCATAACGCCGGTCTCGGATACGCTGTTTATCAAAAAAGGGAATCTGCTCCAGCGGATCGCTTTTGACGATATCAGGTATATTGAGGTGGACGGGAAATACAGTAAGGTGGTTTGTCCGGCGGAGAAATTTGTCATCCAGCAGTCCCTTAAGGACCTGCAGGCGCAGTTGCCCCCCGTACAGTTCTGCCGGGTACACCGTAACTATATTGTTAACGTGAAAGAGGTGACCAAGATTAATACCTATAATAACGAGATCTTCTTCAAAGACGGGGAATCCCTGTTTTTCAGCCGCCGGTACATTGATGAATTCCTGCAGGCGTTTAAGATCTTCAAATAA